One stretch of Microbacterium terrae DNA includes these proteins:
- a CDS encoding MDR family MFS transporter, with translation MTATAPTPTVASGDGPMLLTQRRIWIIFSALIAGMLLSSLDQTIVSTAMPTLVGELGGVEHQVWITSAYILATTIVMPIYGKFGDVLGRRNLFLIAIAIFTLASVGCAFAGDFWMFVIFRAMQGLGGGGLMILSQAIIADIVPASERGKYLGPLGAIFGLSAVAGPLLGGYFVDHLTWQWAFYINIPVGIIAFLIALFALKLPSKKATQPIDWLGVLFLSAATTCLIFFTDFGGDRDHGWDDPVTWAWGAGLLAAIALFVFTESRAADPVMPLSLFKNPVFVNTTLIGFVIGIGMFAAIGFVPTFLQMSSGTSAAASGLLMLPMMVGLMGTSIVSGLLITKTGRYRIFPALGTLITGATMAVMTTLTAETPIWLICVYLFFFGAGLGLVMQVVVLVAQNSVPATQVGTATSSNNYFREAGAALGIAVFGAIFTSRLTENLLAAFTDAGASPDQAAGAAATIDPAALNDLPGPVRDAIVTAYADALAPVFWYLVPFMAVAFILSLFLKEIPLSDVAGLVARGEAIGGEEAERLEAEQRAAATAAKAAGTGAGGSSGA, from the coding sequence ATGACAGCCACCGCCCCCACCCCGACCGTCGCCTCCGGCGACGGTCCGATGCTGCTGACGCAGCGACGCATCTGGATCATCTTCTCCGCCCTGATCGCGGGCATGCTCCTGTCGAGCCTCGACCAGACGATCGTCTCCACCGCGATGCCGACCCTCGTCGGCGAGCTCGGCGGCGTCGAGCATCAGGTCTGGATCACGAGCGCGTACATCCTCGCGACCACGATCGTCATGCCCATCTACGGCAAGTTCGGCGACGTGCTCGGACGGCGCAACCTCTTCCTGATCGCGATCGCGATCTTCACGCTCGCCTCGGTGGGATGCGCGTTCGCCGGCGACTTCTGGATGTTCGTCATCTTCCGCGCGATGCAGGGCCTCGGCGGCGGCGGACTCATGATCCTCTCCCAGGCGATCATCGCCGACATCGTGCCCGCGTCCGAGCGCGGCAAGTACCTCGGCCCCCTGGGCGCGATCTTCGGCCTGTCGGCGGTCGCCGGCCCCCTCCTCGGCGGCTACTTCGTCGACCACCTCACCTGGCAGTGGGCGTTCTACATCAACATCCCGGTCGGCATCATCGCCTTCCTCATCGCCCTGTTCGCGCTGAAGCTGCCGAGCAAGAAGGCCACGCAGCCGATCGACTGGCTGGGCGTGCTGTTCCTGTCGGCCGCGACCACGTGCCTCATCTTCTTCACCGACTTCGGCGGCGACCGCGACCACGGCTGGGACGACCCCGTCACGTGGGCCTGGGGCGCCGGGCTGCTCGCGGCGATCGCCCTGTTCGTCTTCACCGAGTCGCGTGCGGCCGACCCGGTGATGCCGCTGTCGCTCTTCAAGAACCCGGTGTTCGTCAACACGACGCTCATCGGCTTCGTCATCGGTATCGGCATGTTCGCCGCCATCGGCTTCGTGCCGACGTTCCTGCAGATGTCGTCGGGCACCTCGGCCGCGGCATCCGGTCTGCTGATGCTCCCCATGATGGTGGGCCTCATGGGCACCTCGATCGTCTCGGGACTTCTCATCACCAAGACCGGGCGCTACCGCATCTTCCCGGCCCTCGGCACGCTCATCACCGGCGCGACCATGGCCGTGATGACGACACTCACCGCGGAGACGCCGATCTGGCTCATCTGCGTGTACCTGTTCTTCTTCGGCGCCGGCCTCGGCCTCGTGATGCAGGTCGTCGTGCTGGTGGCCCAGAACTCGGTGCCCGCCACGCAGGTCGGCACGGCGACGAGCTCGAACAACTACTTCCGCGAAGCCGGTGCGGCGCTCGGCATCGCGGTGTTCGGCGCGATCTTCACCAGCCGCCTCACCGAGAATCTTCTCGCCGCGTTCACCGATGCTGGCGCCTCGCCCGATCAGGCCGCGGGCGCGGCCGCGACGATCGATCCCGCAGCCCTCAACGACCTGCCCGGACCGGTGCGCGACGCGATCGTGACGGCGTACGCCGATGCCCTCGCGCCGGTGTTCTGGTACCTGGTGCCGTTCATGGCCGTGGCGTTCATCCTGTCGCTGTTCCTCAAGGAGATCCCCCTGTCGGACGTGGCCGGACTAGTCGCGCGCGGCGAGGCGATCGGCGGCGAGGAGGCCGAGCGCCTCGAGGCCGAGCAGCGGGCCGCAGCGACGGCCGCGAAGGCCGCCGGAACGGGTGCCGGAGGCTCCTCGGGAGCCTGA
- a CDS encoding TetR/AcrR family transcriptional regulator, producing the protein MIESATGVRDRRRAETTRTLVSLARRATAASGLTGFTVEELCDEAGISRRTFFNYFASKEDAVLGFALHHDTTEIDEFFVAMRPKTAPGELSANLVSDYAALTEARWTSFEFDHTDAAELMAAAEREPRLVTHMIDRHRADEVKDFALVARREGLPADDPRVVAAVQIVGHLARIAVPASLDPDSPTTFAAALDRQIAAAHALFSSQTPNDTESTR; encoded by the coding sequence GTGATCGAAAGTGCAACCGGCGTCCGCGACCGCCGCCGCGCCGAGACGACCCGCACCCTCGTATCGCTCGCGCGCCGCGCGACGGCGGCGTCGGGACTCACCGGCTTCACCGTCGAGGAGCTCTGCGACGAAGCAGGCATCTCGCGGCGCACCTTCTTCAACTACTTCGCATCGAAGGAAGACGCCGTCCTCGGCTTCGCCCTGCACCACGACACGACCGAGATCGACGAGTTCTTCGTCGCGATGAGGCCGAAGACCGCACCCGGGGAGCTCTCGGCGAACCTCGTCTCCGACTACGCGGCGCTCACCGAGGCCCGGTGGACGTCCTTCGAGTTCGATCACACGGATGCAGCCGAGCTCATGGCCGCCGCGGAGCGCGAGCCGCGCCTGGTCACCCACATGATCGACCGCCATCGCGCAGACGAGGTGAAGGACTTCGCCCTCGTCGCACGTCGCGAAGGTCTTCCTGCTGACGACCCGCGCGTCGTCGCCGCAGTGCAGATCGTCGGCCACCTCGCGCGCATCGCCGTTCCGGCCTCGCTCGATCCCGACTCCCCCACGACCTTCGCCGCGGCGCTCGACCGCCAGATCGCCGCGGCCCACGCCCTCTTCTCATCGCAGACCCCGAACGACACCGAAAGCACCCGATGA
- a CDS encoding SulP family inorganic anion transporter, with translation MTAVAPSPDRASRYRSEPTVLQALRSPRLLTREVLAGLVVALALIPEAIAFSVVAGVDPRVGLFSSFVLAVVIAFTGGRPAMITAAAGAVALVIAPLVHEHGSEYLIVTVVLAGLIQVLLAVLGVAKLMRFIPRSVMVGFVNALAILIFVSQLPQLIDVPWAVYVLVAAGLGILVVWPKITRAIPSPLVAIVLLTAAVVLFGIDAPNVGDQGELPRSLPELLIPSVPLTWETLQIIAPTAFAVALVGLLESLMTAKLVDDITDTHSRKTREAWGLGVANIVSGFFGGTGGCAMIGQTMINVKTARARTRISTFLAGVWVLVLVVVLGDVVALIPMAALVAVMVLVSFSTFDWHSIRPSTLRRMPRSETLVMVLTVVVTVWTHNLAVGVIAGVLAAMVLFARRVAHFTSVTRTVDGDTARYRVQGELFFASSNDLTTQFDYAADPARVVIDMTGSHVWDASTVAALDAIVTKYAARGTTVDFVGMNPGTAAFHDRLSGGLGPAA, from the coding sequence ATGACAGCCGTCGCCCCATCCCCCGATCGCGCTTCGCGCTACCGCAGCGAGCCGACCGTTCTGCAGGCGCTGCGAAGCCCCCGCCTGCTCACCCGCGAAGTGCTCGCCGGGCTCGTCGTCGCACTTGCCCTCATCCCCGAGGCGATCGCCTTCTCGGTGGTCGCGGGGGTCGATCCGCGCGTCGGCCTCTTCTCGTCGTTCGTGCTCGCGGTGGTCATCGCCTTCACCGGCGGCCGTCCCGCGATGATCACCGCCGCAGCCGGCGCGGTCGCACTCGTGATCGCCCCGCTCGTGCACGAGCACGGCAGCGAGTACCTCATCGTCACCGTCGTGCTCGCGGGACTCATCCAGGTTCTCCTGGCCGTCCTCGGCGTCGCGAAGCTCATGCGGTTCATCCCGCGCAGCGTCATGGTCGGGTTCGTCAACGCCCTCGCCATCCTCATCTTCGTCTCGCAGCTGCCGCAGCTCATCGACGTGCCGTGGGCGGTGTACGTGCTCGTGGCCGCAGGTCTCGGCATCCTCGTCGTCTGGCCGAAGATCACCCGGGCGATCCCCTCGCCGCTCGTGGCGATCGTGCTGCTCACGGCGGCGGTCGTGCTGTTCGGCATCGACGCCCCGAACGTCGGCGACCAGGGCGAGCTGCCGCGGAGCCTGCCGGAGCTGCTCATCCCGTCGGTGCCTCTCACGTGGGAGACGCTGCAGATCATCGCCCCGACCGCGTTCGCCGTGGCCCTCGTCGGCCTGCTCGAGTCGCTCATGACCGCCAAGCTCGTCGACGACATCACCGACACGCACTCGCGCAAGACCCGGGAGGCCTGGGGCCTGGGCGTCGCGAACATCGTCTCCGGCTTCTTCGGCGGCACCGGCGGCTGCGCGATGATCGGCCAGACGATGATCAACGTGAAGACCGCTCGCGCCCGCACCCGCATCTCCACGTTCCTCGCCGGCGTCTGGGTGCTTGTCCTCGTCGTCGTGCTCGGCGACGTCGTCGCACTCATCCCGATGGCGGCGCTCGTCGCGGTGATGGTCCTCGTGTCGTTCTCGACGTTCGACTGGCACAGCATCCGTCCGTCGACGCTCCGGCGGATGCCGCGCAGCGAGACGCTCGTGATGGTGCTGACCGTCGTGGTCACGGTGTGGACGCACAACCTGGCGGTCGGCGTGATCGCCGGCGTCCTCGCCGCGATGGTGCTCTTCGCCCGCCGCGTCGCGCACTTCACGTCGGTGACGCGCACCGTCGACGGCGACACCGCGCGCTACCGGGTGCAGGGCGAGCTGTTCTTCGCGTCGAGCAACGATCTGACGACGCAGTTCGACTACGCGGCCGACCCGGCGCGGGTGGTCATCGACATGACGGGTTCGCACGTGTGGGATGCCTCGACCGTCGCCGCGCTCGACGCGATCGTCACCAAGTACGCCGCACGCGGAACGACCGTCGACTTCGTCGGCATGAACCCGGGCACCGCTGCCTTCCACGACCGCCTGAGCGGCGGGCTCGGCCCGGCAGCCTGA